From a region of the Acidiferrobacteraceae bacterium genome:
- a CDS encoding substrate-binding domain-containing protein: MNKLRLLLVLCMFPLMLVWGAAHADSRVLRLSTTTSTQNSGLLDYLLPTFQKNTGYDVHVIAVGTGKALRMGKDGDADVLLVHAPPAEEKFMAGDNGVNRRYVMYNDFVIVGPKNDPAGIRGMMDAKAAFQKIARSKSTFVSRGDDSGTNKKEKIFWKDIGITPHGSWYRAAGQGMGKVLLMTDEMQGYTLVDRGTWLALKDKLGLRVLVQGDKLLFNPYHIMAVNPAHYPDVNYKGAMAFIGWMTSVQGQRLIGQYRVHGKELFVPTAIPLKVAERTSH; the protein is encoded by the coding sequence AACAAGCTGCGACTGTTACTTGTATTGTGCATGTTTCCCCTGATGCTGGTTTGGGGCGCCGCCCATGCAGATTCCAGGGTCCTGCGCCTGTCGACCACGACCAGTACACAGAATTCCGGCCTGTTGGATTACCTTCTCCCAACGTTCCAGAAGAATACCGGGTACGACGTACACGTCATTGCCGTGGGTACCGGAAAGGCGCTGCGCATGGGCAAGGACGGTGATGCCGATGTCCTGCTGGTCCATGCCCCGCCCGCGGAGGAAAAATTCATGGCCGGTGACAATGGCGTCAATCGACGATATGTCATGTACAACGATTTCGTTATCGTCGGCCCAAAAAACGATCCTGCGGGAATTCGCGGCATGATGGACGCGAAAGCGGCCTTTCAGAAGATTGCCCGCAGCAAATCGACCTTCGTGTCCCGTGGCGACGACTCGGGAACCAACAAGAAAGAAAAGATCTTCTGGAAGGACATTGGCATCACGCCCCACGGCTCGTGGTATCGCGCAGCAGGACAGGGCATGGGGAAGGTGTTGCTCATGACAGACGAAATGCAGGGCTACACCCTGGTTGATCGCGGGACCTGGCTTGCGCTGAAGGACAAGCTTGGCTTGCGGGTGCTGGTACAGGGAGACAAGCTGCTGTTCAACCCCTATCACATTATGGCGGTCAATCCGGCGCACTATCCCGACGTGAACTACAAGGGTGCCATGGCCTTCATCGGCTGGATGACTTCGGTCCAGGGGCAGCGGCTGATCGGCCAGTACCGCGTACATGGCAAGGAACTGTTCGTGCCGACGGCCATTC